The genomic interval TAAAACAATTGTAAGCTCCGTCCGGCATTATCTTAAAACCGTAAATGATTCCGGCATTCGGGTAACCTTTGGCGTCATTTTCGGTTCCCATGCGCGCGGCGAAGCCACGGCGGAAAGTGACGTTGACGTGATGGTGGTTTCGCCTAAATTTGACGGCGAGAGGAAGCTTGACGATGTAGGGAGGCTTTGGCACTTTGCATCGCAGTTCGAGGCCAATATCGAGCCTATTCCTTGCGGCGAAGTGCAATGGCGCGAGAATGAAAGTTCGCCCATCATCGAAGTGGCGCGGCAGCAGGGGCAGATCGTCCGGCTTGCCGACGAGGGCTGATAACGGGAAAATTCAGGGGGTTTAATCAAAAGTCCCTTTTTCGCGGAAGAACGTGATGCCCATCGCGGCGCGCCCCCCAAACTTTTCGGCGTGAGAATATCTTTTTAATATAGAATAAGCCCCGATGGGGGCACGAATAATCACCGTTGACGACGACATCAACATATTGAAGTCGGTCGAGGCGCTGCTGGCGCTGCGCCGGCACGAAGTGCATCCGCACCTTTCGGGGGCCGACGCGCTGGCCAACCTTGAGACCGTCAAACCGCACATGGCCATCGTCGATTTCTATATGCCGGACGGCACCGGCGTGGAGCTGATGAAGCGGCTGCACGAAAAAGACCCCGCCCTGCCGGTGGTGATCCTCACCGCCAGCCGCGACGTGAACGACGCGGTGGAGGCGATCAAGGCGGGCGCGTACCACTACCTCACCAAGCCGATACAGCCGGACGAACTGTACAGCATCGTCGATAAGATCGCCGAAGGGATAGCCCTGAAGGAAGAAAACCGGCGGCTGAAGGAAGAGCTGAACGTCCGCTACCGCTTCGACAACGTCATCGGCCGCTCCGGCGCGCTGGAAGAGGTTTTCGCCGTGCTGGACAAGGCGGTGCGGACCAAGAGCACCATCCTCATCACCGGCGAAAGCGGCACCGGCAAGGAGCTGATCGCCCGCGCCGCGCACTACAACAGCAGCCGGGCCGCGGGGCCGTTTGTGAAGGTGCATTGCGCCGCCATCCCGGAATCGATGCTGGAGGCGGAGCTGTTCGGCATAGAAAAAAACACCGCCACCGGCGTGGCGCAGCGCCCCGGCAAGTTTGAAATGGCCGACGGCGGCACCATCTTTCTGGACGAGATCGGCGAGATGCCCGCCGCCATGCAGGTGAAGCTGCTGCGCGTGCTGCAGGAGCGCGAGGTGGACCGCATCGGCAGCGTCCGCTCGAAAAAGATCGACGTGCGCGTCATCGCCGCCACGAACATCGACATCGCGCGGGCGGTGGCGGACAAGAAATTCCGCGAAGACCTTTTTTACCGCCTGAACGTGTTCCACATCCACGTGCCGCCGCTTTCGCGCCGCAAGGCGGACATACCGCTGCTGGCGGAACATTTCGTGAAAAAGTACTGCGACGAGAACGGGATGCCGGTGAAGGACGTGGAGCCGCGCGCGATGGAGTGGCTGGTGGAGCGCCCGTGGCCCGGCAACATCCGCGAACTGGAAAACGTCATCGAGCGGGCCGTCGGGGTGAGCGACGGCGGAGCGATCAACATAACCGACGTGGCGGACAGCTATATGGTGCCGGCATCGCCGGTATCCGCCGGCGCGGCGTTCACACCAACGGCTGCTGACGATGTTCCACCGCCCGCAAGCGGCAACGGAAAAAATATCGACGACCGCGTGGCCGAATTCGAACGCCGCATCCTGCTCGACGCGCTGGAGCGCAACCGCTGGAAACAGAACAAAACGGCGGAGGAACTGGGCATCAGCGAGCGCAGCATCTGGTACAAGGTGAAGAAACTCGGCATCGACGTGAAAAAGCCCGAGGCGTAACCCCGCCTTTATTCACAGCGTTGCCTATTGGATTTGGGCATATAAAAAACATTCCAAGTGGTAGAGGCGACACTCTTGTCGCCTAAACAAATCGGCGGCAGGAGTGCCGCCGCTACCTGGGCATGGCGGCAGGACAAAGGCGGACACTTTAACCCCACCTCAATCCTCCCCTCAAATGAGGGGGAGGAAGCTTCGGGGCCGGCGTCAAATTTTTTGCGTGGTGCCTTCGGGCTGGTTGGTGAGGAGGTCGAGCACCCGCGCGTCGCTCCAGCGCAGCTTTTCCGATATGATCGCCGCGAGGTTCTTGTAAAGCTTCAGGCAGAGCACCGGATCGGACGTGCGCAGCACCACCTCGTTGATGGCGATGACCACCGTCGGGTCCACCGCCACCACCGAGGCGGAGCGGGGCATTTTGTCGATGATGGCCAGCTCGCCGAAACAATCCCCCTCGCCCAGCCGCTTGAATTCGACCTCTTTGCCGTTAACGTCTTTCACCACTTTCACCAGGCCGCTGACGATGATGTACATTTTCGTGCCGGAGGTTCCTTCCTGGATGACCGCTTCGCCCGTGTTGTAGCGTTCCTTGCCGCTCATCTTGAAGATGGAAAAAAGTTCCTCATCGGAAAAGTCGGCGAAAAAAAAGTAGTTTTTCCGGAGCTGTTCCACCACCTTTTTCTTGTCGTAGGGGAAGATGACGGTTGACTGTGTGGCGGACCTCATCTCCTGCTTGTTCAGATAAAGCTCGATGGCCTCGGAAAACTCCTCGGTGGTGCGGAAGCGGTTTTCCCGCTCTTTTTCCAGCGCCTTGTAGATGATGGCATCCAGGTCGTTGTCGGCGCCGCTGACGAGTTTCGCGAGCGGATCGGGCGTCCCCTTCAAAATCGATTTCAGCAGATCCTTGAGATCCGGCCCGATGAACGGCTTGCGGCCGCCAAGCCATTCGTATGTGAGGATGGCCAGCGAGAAGAGATCGCTGCGCTGATCCAGCTCCTTGCCGCGTATCTGCTCCGGCGACATATAGTTGGGCGTGCCGAGAATCACTCCCTCTTCTTCCCCGGCGCCGCAGCCCCAGGCTTCGGCGGCGGCGTCTTTCATGCGGGAAATGCCGAAATCCATGATCTTCGGCGCGTGATTGGGCAGGATCATGATGTTGGCCGGTTTTATGTCGCGGTGCAGGATGCCGCGCTGGTGGGCATAGTGCAGCGCGCGCGCCGCCATCGCCACCAGCTTGAGCTTTTCGGCTATGCTCATCGGCGTTTGCATTTTGATGGCGGTGGCGATGTTTTCCCCTTCCACAAATTCCATCACCAGATAGGGGCTGGTGTCCTGCACCCCCATGTCGTAGATGGCGGTGATGTGGCTGTGGGCGAGCTTGCCGATGATGCGGGCCTCCTGGAAAATCAGGTCATAGGCCTTTTTACGCTCGGCGTCGGATTTTATCTTGTCCAGCCGGAGCATTTTGATGGCGACCTTGCGGTCGATCATTTCGTCCAGCCCCAAATAGACCACCCCCATGGCGCCCTGTCCCAGTTTCTCAAGAACCTGGTAACGCCCTATGCGGGTCAATTCCAATTCAACGGACACAGTTTGACTCCCCCCTGCCAATACCAATAGACTTAGTTAAATATAGTTCTATACGTTATCGTTTGGCAAATGGTTCCTGCGGATATGTAAGGAGACGCATGGCTGATGGGAAAACGCCGGCCAGCCCGGCGGAATGGGTGGCGAGCATCAGGGGGCGGCGCAAAGAAACCGACCTGAAGGGGGCGCTGGAGGACTGCGCCAAGGGGTTGCAGGCGTTTCCCGATTCGATGGATCTGCTGTTCATCTACGGCGAGGTGCGGATCGACTGCTTCAACCAGACGAAAAAACCGGAGCAGCTCAAGGCCGCTCTCGTCAGCTTTGAGAAGCTGCTCAAGGCGAACCCGCGCCACTATATGGCGAACCTCCTGTCGGCCCGCATCTACTATAAGGGGCGGGCATGGGGCCGCGCCGATGAAAAGCTGGCCGCCATATTGAAAATGAGCCCGGCCGATCCCCGCGCGCTGGAACTGAAAGCGGCGGTTCAAAAAATGAAGACCCCGGCAAAGCCCGCTTCCGCCCCGGACGCGAAGGAGGCCGCCGCCGCGGCGGACGCCGAAGAGTTCGGCCAAGAGGCGATGGTCAAGGAGAGCATCGAGGGGCTTCAGGGGGGAAGCGAGGGGGAATACGAAAATCTCATTACCCGGTTCTCCATCTTCGCCCGCCTTGAGGGTGTGCGGGGCATCCACCTGATCGACCACGCGGGCGTGGAGATCAAAAGCGTGCAGAAAGGGGATTCCGCCGGTCTCCCGAACCTCGCCACGAACGTGTCAAACATCTTCGCGGCGTCGCGGCTTTGCATGTGGAAGTCGGGGCTGGGAACGTTCCAGCGCGGGACATTGCTCACCCCCGGCGGCAACATCGTTATCATAAACGTGTTTTACGGCCTGCTGGCGCTGGAGCTCGACCCCGAGGCCGACCTCAAGGCGGTGGAAGCGCGCGTCAGCCGGTATGTGGAGGCGCTGGCCGAATGAGCCAGCTCAAGGCGATCCTCGAAAAATTCAACCGTACCGAAGGGGTGGA from Nitrospinota bacterium carries:
- a CDS encoding protein kinase, whose protein sequence is MSVELELTRIGRYQVLEKLGQGAMGVVYLGLDEMIDRKVAIKMLRLDKIKSDAERKKAYDLIFQEARIIGKLAHSHITAIYDMGVQDTSPYLVMEFVEGENIATAIKMQTPMSIAEKLKLVAMAARALHYAHQRGILHRDIKPANIMILPNHAPKIMDFGISRMKDAAAEAWGCGAGEEEGVILGTPNYMSPEQIRGKELDQRSDLFSLAILTYEWLGGRKPFIGPDLKDLLKSILKGTPDPLAKLVSGADNDLDAIIYKALEKERENRFRTTEEFSEAIELYLNKQEMRSATQSTVIFPYDKKKVVEQLRKNYFFFADFSDEELFSIFKMSGKERYNTGEAVIQEGTSGTKMYIIVSGLVKVVKDVNGKEVEFKRLGEGDCFGELAIIDKMPRSASVVAVDPTVVIAINEVVLRTSDPVLCLKLYKNLAAIISEKLRWSDARVLDLLTNQPEGTTQKI
- a CDS encoding tetratricopeptide repeat protein yields the protein MADGKTPASPAEWVASIRGRRKETDLKGALEDCAKGLQAFPDSMDLLFIYGEVRIDCFNQTKKPEQLKAALVSFEKLLKANPRHYMANLLSARIYYKGRAWGRADEKLAAILKMSPADPRALELKAAVQKMKTPAKPASAPDAKEAAAAADAEEFGQEAMVKESIEGLQGGSEGEYENLITRFSIFARLEGVRGIHLIDHAGVEIKSVQKGDSAGLPNLATNVSNIFAASRLCMWKSGLGTFQRGTLLTPGGNIVIINVFYGLLALELDPEADLKAVEARVSRYVEALAE
- a CDS encoding nucleotidyltransferase domain-containing protein, with amino-acid sequence MVDKTIVSSVRHYLKTVNDSGIRVTFGVIFGSHARGEATAESDVDVMVVSPKFDGERKLDDVGRLWHFASQFEANIEPIPCGEVQWRENESSPIIEVARQQGQIVRLADEG
- a CDS encoding sigma-54-dependent Fis family transcriptional regulator; this translates as MGARIITVDDDINILKSVEALLALRRHEVHPHLSGADALANLETVKPHMAIVDFYMPDGTGVELMKRLHEKDPALPVVILTASRDVNDAVEAIKAGAYHYLTKPIQPDELYSIVDKIAEGIALKEENRRLKEELNVRYRFDNVIGRSGALEEVFAVLDKAVRTKSTILITGESGTGKELIARAAHYNSSRAAGPFVKVHCAAIPESMLEAELFGIEKNTATGVAQRPGKFEMADGGTIFLDEIGEMPAAMQVKLLRVLQEREVDRIGSVRSKKIDVRVIAATNIDIARAVADKKFREDLFYRLNVFHIHVPPLSRRKADIPLLAEHFVKKYCDENGMPVKDVEPRAMEWLVERPWPGNIRELENVIERAVGVSDGGAINITDVADSYMVPASPVSAGAAFTPTAADDVPPPASGNGKNIDDRVAEFERRILLDALERNRWKQNKTAEELGISERSIWYKVKKLGIDVKKPEA